In Nitrospira sp., a single genomic region encodes these proteins:
- a CDS encoding Gfo/Idh/MocA family oxidoreductase, with translation MNIAPSSAGMKPHVAVVGAGYWGKNLVRNFHAIGALDAICDSNRELLDTLSRDYAPRKVVTAYSEILGDRRIGAVAIATPAETHGDLVREALLAGKDVFVEKPLCLDVRNGRELVELAKTKQRILMVGHLLWYHPAVLKLKELIRAGELGRIQYVYSNRLNLGKIRREENILWSFAPHDLSVILGLLGEMPESVRAQGGNYLHQNIADVTISLLSFPSGVRAHIFVSWLHPFKEQKLVIVGDRKMAVFDDMEKKDKLLLYPHSIDWKNQIPVANKADACPVELETSEPLRTECEHFLDCVATRRQPRTDGEEGLRVLSVLQRCQDALEKDAHREAKPEPAAAPAPKRTFFAHESACIDEGTDIGEGTSIWHFSHVLKGSRIGKHCKIGQNVVVGPKVTVGNGVKIQNNVSVYEGVTLEDFVFCGPSMVFTNVFNPRSEIPRMDELRPTLVRRGATIGANATILCGITIGRYALIGAGSVVTKDVPDHALVRGNPAKVTGWMCSCGVKLALKGSKGVCRTCGKKFSKNTKGAKGTNGLQAH, from the coding sequence TCTCGTAAGGAACTTCCATGCCATCGGCGCGCTGGATGCGATCTGCGACAGCAACCGGGAGCTGCTGGACACGCTGAGCCGCGACTACGCGCCGCGCAAGGTCGTGACCGCCTATTCGGAGATTCTCGGCGACCGGAGGATCGGCGCCGTCGCGATCGCCACGCCGGCCGAAACGCATGGCGATCTCGTCCGCGAGGCGCTGCTGGCCGGGAAGGATGTGTTCGTCGAGAAGCCGCTGTGCCTCGATGTCCGCAACGGACGGGAATTGGTGGAGCTGGCAAAAACGAAGCAGCGCATCCTCATGGTCGGGCATCTGCTCTGGTACCATCCGGCGGTCCTGAAACTGAAAGAGTTGATTCGGGCGGGGGAACTCGGCCGCATCCAATACGTGTACTCGAATCGGCTCAACCTCGGGAAGATCCGTCGGGAGGAGAACATTCTCTGGTCCTTCGCGCCGCACGACCTTTCCGTGATTCTCGGATTGCTGGGCGAGATGCCGGAGAGCGTGCGGGCGCAAGGGGGCAACTACCTCCATCAAAACATCGCCGACGTCACGATCAGTCTGTTGTCTTTTCCCAGCGGCGTGAGGGCCCATATCTTCGTGTCTTGGCTGCATCCCTTCAAGGAGCAGAAGCTCGTGATCGTGGGCGACCGCAAGATGGCCGTCTTCGACGACATGGAAAAGAAGGACAAGCTCCTGCTCTATCCCCATTCGATCGACTGGAAGAATCAGATCCCTGTCGCGAACAAGGCGGATGCCTGTCCGGTCGAACTGGAGACGAGCGAGCCGCTGCGGACGGAGTGCGAGCATTTCCTCGACTGCGTCGCCACCAGGCGTCAACCCAGGACCGACGGTGAGGAAGGGCTGCGCGTCCTCTCGGTGCTGCAGCGCTGCCAGGACGCCCTCGAAAAGGACGCGCATCGCGAGGCCAAACCGGAGCCGGCTGCGGCCCCCGCGCCGAAGCGGACGTTCTTCGCGCACGAGTCGGCCTGCATCGACGAAGGGACGGACATCGGCGAGGGGACGAGCATCTGGCATTTTTCCCACGTCCTCAAGGGGTCTCGGATCGGCAAGCACTGCAAGATCGGCCAGAATGTGGTGGTGGGACCCAAGGTGACGGTCGGCAACGGCGTGAAGATCCAGAACAACGTCTCGGTCTATGAAGGGGTCACGCTGGAAGACTTCGTGTTCTGCGGCCCGTCGATGGTCTTCACCAACGTCTTCAACCCGCGCAGCGAAATTCCCCGCATGGACGAGCTGCGGCCCACGCTGGTGAGGAGGGGCGCCACGATCGGGGCCAATGCGACCATTCTGTGCGGCATCACGATCGGCCGCTACGCCCTGATCGGCGCCGGCTCGGTCGTCACCAAGGATGTGCCCGATCATGCGCTGGTGCGCGGAAACCCGGCGAAGGTGACGGGGTGGATGTGTTCCTGCGGCGTGAAGCTCGCGCTCAAGGGCTCCAAGGGCGTCTGCCGGACCTGCGGAAAGAAATTCAGCAAGAATACGAAGGGTGCGAAAGGTACGAACGGATTGCAAGCTCACTGA
- a CDS encoding DegT/DnrJ/EryC1/StrS family aminotransferase — MGVPLLDLAAHHDPLHKEIMAAIEQVFKSQAFILGPEVAKLEERVASYCQAKAGVGVSSGTDALLISLMALGVGPGDEVVTTPYSFFATAGAVVRLGAKPVFVDIEPRSFNIHPDKIEGALTSKTKALIPVHLYGQSADMAPIMDLAARRKLAVIEDAAQAIGTEYKDGRRAGSIGTVGCLSFFPSKNLGCLGDAGMVVTNDADLAERLRVLRVHGSKPKYHHKLIGGNFRIDTIQAAVLNVKLNYLDGWTKRRQDNARRYETLFRQTGLVERGVIKLPEAVYHASGKPHHHIYNQFVLRVERRDDLIAHLKQKGIGAEIYYPVPFHLQECFRYLGYKAGDFPESERAARETVAIPIYPELTAEQQAEVVEGVAGFYRM; from the coding sequence ATGGGGGTCCCATTACTCGATCTTGCGGCGCATCATGATCCGCTGCATAAAGAGATCATGGCTGCCATCGAACAGGTGTTCAAGAGTCAGGCGTTCATCTTGGGGCCGGAGGTGGCGAAGCTCGAGGAGCGGGTCGCGTCCTACTGCCAGGCTAAGGCCGGGGTCGGCGTGTCGTCGGGCACCGATGCGCTGCTCATTTCCCTGATGGCGCTCGGCGTCGGCCCGGGTGACGAGGTGGTGACCACGCCCTATTCCTTCTTCGCCACGGCCGGGGCCGTCGTGCGGCTCGGCGCGAAGCCGGTGTTCGTCGATATCGAGCCCCGCTCGTTCAACATCCATCCCGACAAGATCGAAGGAGCGCTGACGTCCAAGACCAAAGCGCTGATCCCCGTGCATCTGTACGGGCAGTCGGCCGACATGGCCCCCATCATGGATCTGGCGGCGCGGCGCAAGCTCGCGGTGATTGAAGACGCCGCGCAGGCGATCGGCACGGAATACAAAGACGGCCGGCGTGCCGGCAGCATCGGCACGGTCGGCTGTCTGTCGTTCTTCCCGAGCAAGAACCTTGGCTGCCTCGGTGACGCGGGCATGGTCGTGACAAACGACGCGGACTTGGCCGAGCGGCTCAGGGTGCTGCGGGTCCACGGCAGCAAGCCCAAGTACCATCACAAACTGATCGGGGGGAACTTCCGCATCGACACCATCCAGGCCGCCGTGCTGAACGTCAAGCTCAACTACCTCGACGGGTGGACCAAACGCCGGCAGGACAACGCACGGCGCTATGAGACCCTGTTTCGGCAAACCGGCCTGGTCGAGCGCGGTGTGATCAAGCTGCCCGAAGCCGTCTATCACGCGTCGGGCAAGCCTCACCACCACATTTATAACCAGTTCGTGCTGCGGGTCGAACGCCGGGACGATCTGATCGCGCATCTGAAGCAGAAGGGCATCGGCGCGGAGATTTACTATCCCGTGCCGTTCCATCTGCAGGAATGCTTCCGGTACCTGGGCTATAAGGCAGGCGACTTCCCGGAATCGGAACGTGCGGCAAGGGAAACCGTCGCGATCCCGATCTATCCGGAACTCACCGCCGAGCAGCAGGCCGAAGTCGTCGAAGGCGTCGCCGGCTTCTATCGGATGTGA